The genomic segment AGTTGCAtgccatagtctggctttttttatggcggttttagagcagtggcttcttccttgctcatcggcctttcaggttatgttgaaataggacttgttttactatggacatagatacatttgtacctgtttcctccagcatcttcacaaggtcctttgctatttttgtgggattgatttgcacttttcgcaccaaagtacgttcatctctttcctgagcggtatgacggcttcgtggtcacatggtgtttatacttgcgtactattgtttgtatagatgaacgtggtacattcaggcatttggaaatttctcccaaggatgaaccagacttgtggaggactacaatttttattctgaggtcttggctgatttcttaaaattttcccatgatgtcaggcattgagtttgaaggcaggcgttgaaatacatccacaggttcacctccaactgactcaaattatgtcaattagcctatcagaagcttcgaaagcaatgacatcattttctggaattttccaagctgtttaaaggcacattcaacttagtgtatgtaacttctgacccactggaattgtgatacattgaattataaattaaataatctgtctgtaaagaattgttggaaaaattacttgtgtcatgcagaaggTAAATGTCCTaaccttgccaaaactatagtttgttaacaataaatttgtggagtggttgaaaaacgagttttaatgactccaacctaagtgtatgtaaacttctgacttcaactgtatatacatgttggtagagttattaaagtggcttatGTATGGTTGGTAACAGAGTAGCACCAGCGTAAAAAATGGGGGGCGGGGGCAattcaaatagtctgggtagccatttgatcagatgttcagtagtcttatggcttgggggtagaagctgtttagaagcctcttgaacctagacttggcgctccagtaccgcttgccgtgcggtagcagagagaacagtttatgactagggtggatGGAAATGTTGACAATTCTTTTTAAATGTATCCACCATGTGTCATCTACAGTATCTGAGGTCAGTGAATTGAAGTCTGTGAAAGCATAGATCGGCTTGGTCCATGCCAACACTTTTTTTTACTTTGTATGTACATAGTTTGTAGGTCAGTTAACAAACAAAGGTGTCCTCACTGTTCTGAATGCTTAAGGAAGACAACATGCTTGTCTCAAATAGGCTAATCTGTATTAGTCTGACAATCTTAACTGAAATCACGGGCTAAATTTGGATTGGAAAGTAAATCCCTAGAAGGTAACTGGGATTCTGGGCACACTGCTCCTGTTTGGTGCCTTTATGTACATTGACCATCTGATGCAGTGACTTTTTCTAAGCCCCAGGATTACCCTCCTTAATTGGGGTTAAATGAGCACCCGTGAACGCACCCCACCCGAGCATAGGCTCATTCTCAGAAGGGGTTAACCCAATCTCTAGACCTGACCCTAAAGTAGATCACTGAGAGACATACTAACTggtaacatgcacacacacacagatgggcaGTATTTattttacatgtatttgaaaAGAGAGCTCGAAGAGATGACCAATCAAGTTAAGTTTTGTTTCATATCCACTTTTAAATCCACTGTCAAAACATGCTCTACCAGCCTGTTGAGGGTTCATTTTGTTATAGACTTTATTTAGTCTGGTAATAAGTCATGGAGTGGAAAATTCACTCAAACATTTTTATTGGCAGACATATTTTTTGGTAACACATTGACATAATATTTTGGACATACTGAATTTTTATGTAGGGCTCGTGACAGAGTTTGTATCACTGAAATCATGCAGCCCCAGCCACTCTGGCATTCCTTGTTCGGTCCCTCTTTCTTTCCACATTATCATAGTATTCAATATAAGATAACATTATACAATATTGCTTAAACATTCAGATATTATGCGTATTATTCGAAAGGGTAACTATCTCAGTGGATAATAGTTACAGCAGTCTGTCTAATGGGTGTGGGGGTTGCTGCAATATAGGCAGGATCTCATTCACATGATGGTATTGCCCTCTTTTCACACAACGACTTACTTTTGAAGTTAATCGTTTTGAAGTTGCTTTCCAGTCAAGAGTCTTCTCCTCATTTAATCCCATGACACCTAAATCTGTTGGTCCTTAATACTTAGCTAGCCTGttatgggtagggggcagtattttcacggctggataaaaaacgtacccgatttaatctggttactactcctgcccagtaactagaatatgcatataattattggctttggatagaaaacaccctaaagtttctaaaactgtttgaatggtgtctgtgagtataacagaactcatatggcaggcaaaaacctgagaacatttcatgcaggaagtggcctgtctgacaaggtgtcgttcttcttgtctctgtttattgaagagtgaggatcttagctgtcccgtgacacttcctacggctgccataggttctcagaaggcggcaaaaagcagaaccgtggctttgcaggctctggctgaaacaaagtagcgcgtttgggtagtggctggttacagtactgtgagactcaggctcgtgcccgcgtcgaccgaaagctgtgtttactttcctctgtttagctaaatggacattcccggtcggaatattatcgcttttttacgaaaaaaatggcataaaaatggattttaaacagcggttgacatgcttcgaagtacggtaatggaatatttagattttttttgtcacgaattgcgccatgcgcgcgacccttctttaccattcggatagtgtctgggacacacgaacaaaacgccgctattcggatataacgatggattatttttgaccaaaccaacatttgttattgaagtagcagtcctgggagtgcattctgacgaagacaacaaaaggtaatcaaacttttataatagtaaatctgatattggtgagtgctaaacttgccgggtgtctaaatagctagcccgtgatgcctgggctatgtacttagaatattgcaaaatgtgcttcatccgaaaagctattttaaaatcggacaaatcgagtgcatagaggagtaatgtatctataattcttaaaataattgttatgctttttgtgaacgtttatcgtgagtaatttcgtaaattgttagcaaattccccggaagtttgctgggGATATGctatttctgaacgtcacatgctaatgtaaaaagctgttttttgatataaatatgaacttgattgaacaaaacatgcatgtattgtataacataatgtcctaggtgtgtcatctgatgaagatcatcaaaggttagtgctgcatttagctgtcttctgggtttttgtgacattatatgctagcttgaaaaatgggtgtctgattatttctggcttggtactctgctgacataatctaatgttttgctttcgctgtaaagcctttttgaaatcggacagtgtggttagataaaggagagtcttatctttaaaatgctgtgaaatagtcatatgtttgaaaaattgaagtttttgtatttttgaggaatttgtaattcgcgccaagcctatcattggatattggagcaggtgttccgctagcggtgTTCCATTATTGTTTGTTGTAACAATTATTTGATGAATGCAAACTATTGGTCTTGGTATATGATTGGGTTGGGCAACAGACTTATTTGATCTTTCTATCAAGAAGTTCGCAGAGAAACAGTATAATTGTATGTCATACTAACGTTAGTAACGAATACATTAAATGCATACATCATTTACACACTGTCCATGtgtaatcaaataaaatgttagacACTTCAGGTGTTTCATGTTTTCTGGAATATGGCATTGAGCTAAGCGTTCAGCATGCTCTCGTGATGAGTCTCAAACGACATAATGTTGTCCATGGGAATATCAAAGCGCTTTGATGAGCTTGCATAAAAAGGATGAAGACATTGTACTCCCGCCAGACCTTGAGATGCATATTGTATCAAAAGGGCATAGTTGTTGTCGAACTCTGCTGTTGACTCGTGCTTGTAGGAAAAGTTCCCATTCACGCTCAATGGTGGACTTAGGGGTCCTTCGAACCGGGGACTGGTGCTGGTACAGTCTGTGAATGTAGTTTCAAAGAACGGCTCAAGCGCATTGTCGACAGTGTGGGGCTTGGAGTGGTGGATATGGGAGCTGTCCATTGTACCATATGGCGGGCTAGGGTAAGGGTAGGAGGGGTGCAAAGAGAAGGACGCAGTCGATGTTTGGTGCACCTGAGACGGGATGTCCTGGACCTGCTCCGGTAAAAACGTCCTGGGGTTGAGCTGCAAACATCCTGCCACTAGATTGGTGGTGGGCTGGGACAGTCCTTGGCATAGAGCCTGCACGAACAACATCAAATCTGGACTTTCATCCGATTGCAAGATCTCAGAGAGAGCCCATATGTAATTTTTTGCCAACCTCAATGTTTCTATTTTGGAGAGTTTCTGAGTATTCGAGTAGCAAGGTACAACTTTACGCAAACTCTCAAGCGCATCATTGAGCCCGTGCATACGGTTTCTCTCTCGCGCGTTGGCCTTCATGCGCCGGACCTTAAACCGCTGTCGGGCTTTTGTAATTTTCTTTATCTTGGTCCCAATCCTCTTTGGGCTATCGTCAAGGCTCTCTTCTTGCCCCgaccctcctccttccccctgcTCCTCATCGTTGTTACTCTCTTCCATTCTGTTGAATCCATCCTCGTCGTCATTGTCGCCGTCCTTACTCATGGTTTTGTGCACACCATTTACTGTTTCCATGTTCTGAGTGGCGCGACATCCCTCAGTCCATTTGAAAACATACTGCTGTGACACTGGCATGGTGCTGTCCTCTGGTGGGGCAGAGAAGGAGAGTTACTTCCACAGTTCAAAACTGCTGATACAAAGACACCTGCGGTAAATGTGTGTGGCTCTGTGAAATCCTAACGCCCATGTATGATTATGTAACTGAATGATCTGAGCTTAGACAGATTAAACTATTAATACCTGCCAAATAGCCATGCAGGCAATGAATCATGTTATGAGGCATAGTAGGCTGAATGAGGCACTAGTACTTTACATCATTATCATCCTTATGCATCATCCCTGCGCTTAATAAAGTGCCTTTGCAATTGTTTTCATAAATAAGCCTATATATGACAAGTTGACCTAAACACCCGCATGTTGAATAGCCCTATAACCACTTCTCAGTACCATGTACTACTTAGTGAAAAAATATAGGCAATAAAATTCCAcagttacaacaacaaaaaacaccagCAGAGTAATGTTTGAACCCAACACAAATAGCAGTCTACAGACAAGAAAAAGTTAAGACTAGAGACATTCTTAACTGAAACTATAAATAATTACCTTTTAATGCAGAGTATGTTGTTATAAGAGTTCCATATCCTTTGAAAAGTCCTGATTCAATCTGTCTGCAAACCTCAGATGCTGCAGTTTTATAGTACTAATGCTGAGGCTGACTGATGGTGTAGTGCACCAATGGATGCACTTTATAAAATCCATGTGTGGATAACGGTGGGATCAATGCCCGCCCCTTTCTCCGACAAGTGCCATGTTGCGGGCCAAGACTCCGGCAAAAGGCCTCAAGCTTCACGTGATGTTTCTAATTTAGATTCACTGGACCTCTGGGTGACTCCCCTATCGTGGCTGAAAAGAAAACGACCATCTGTCACCAGTCAGACTGCACGGACCTGTTTACACCTGCAGGATAAATGAACTCTTCCAATTAGCAGGTGTATGCCATGAAAGAAGATTCCTCACATGCACCCTAACCCATTTCAGCCAGCAGCGTAGGCCTACATTTTGTTTCCATTGAGGCCTT from the Salmo salar chromosome ssa17, Ssal_v3.1, whole genome shotgun sequence genome contains:
- the LOC106575135 gene encoding neurogenic differentiation factor 1, which gives rise to MPVSQQYVFKWTEGCRATQNMETVNGVHKTMSKDGDNDDEDGFNRMEESNNDEEQGEGGGSGQEESLDDSPKRIGTKIKKITKARQRFKVRRMKANARERNRMHGLNDALESLRKVVPCYSNTQKLSKIETLRLAKNYIWALSEILQSDESPDLMLFVQALCQGLSQPTTNLVAGCLQLNPRTFLPEQVQDIPSQVHQTSTASFSLHPSYPYPSPPYGTMDSSHIHHSKPHTVDNALEPFFETTFTDCTSTSPRFEGPLSPPLSVNGNFSYKHESTAEFDNNYALLIQYASQGLAGVQCLHPFYASSSKRFDIPMDNIMSFETHHESMLNA